In one Cyclopterus lumpus isolate fCycLum1 chromosome 24, fCycLum1.pri, whole genome shotgun sequence genomic region, the following are encoded:
- the arf6a gene encoding ADP-ribosylation factor 6a encodes MGKMISKIFGNKEMRILMLGLDAAGKTTVLYKLKLGQSVTTIPTVGFNVETVTYKNVKFNVWDVGGQDKIRPLWRHYYTGTQGLIFVVDCADRDRIDEAKQELHRIINDREMRDAIILIFANKQDLPDAMKPHEIQEKLGLTRIRDRNWYVQPSCATTGDGLYEGLTWLTSNYKS; translated from the coding sequence ATGGGCAAAATGATCTCAAAGATCTTCGGCAACAAGGAGATGAGAATATTGATGCTTGGACTTGACGCCGCCGGTAAAACCACCGTCCTGTACAAGCTGAAACTGGGACAGTCGGTCACCACCATCCCCACCGTGGGCTTCAACGTGGAGACCGTCACCTACAAGAATGTGAAGTTCAACGTGTGGGACGTCGGCGGGCAGGACAAGATCCGACCCCTCTGGAGACATTACTACACGGGCACCCAGGGCCTCATTTTCGTGGTGGACTGCGCGGACAGGGACAGGATCGACGAGGCGAAGCAGGAGCTCCACCGGATCATCAACGACCGGGAGATGAGGGACGCCATCATCCTGATCTTCGCCAACAAACAAGACCTCCCCGATGCCATGAAACCCCACGAGATCCAGGAGAAGCTGGGCCTGACCCGGATCCGAGATAGGAATTGGTACGTTCAGCCCTCGTGTGCGACCACAGGGGATGGACTATACGAGGGCCTGACCTGGCTCACCTCAAATTACAAATCTTAA
- the prpf39 gene encoding pre-mRNA-processing factor 39 isoform X2 → MEDTDLHLSDDAITGMLDTESPAMESNGDAFLPDLPVIGQTADWSPDQVTPDPLANILPEDSDASQDAPLQQQSPNEEMDSSELGSVEKAVEQFQIATAQLFQVDQPPPPPQPAEEEERPEPPAEHKTESGESEQDGQEMTVEPEPAVQDGSQDGTEAPQVTEDGMELEEAPKETTPESAFPLEPEQPSEFEKLFKACEDSPDDFNGWVYLLQFVEQENDLTAVRNSFDAFFLRYPYCYGYWKKYADIEKKHENIQVAEEVYRRGLQAIPLSVDLWLHYLTYIKENSDLSDPETEGRIRAAFEHAVLAAGTDFRSDRLWESFINWETELEKLANVTAIYDRILGIPTQLYSQHFQRFKDHVQNNNPKHFLSEEEFVQLRLELSKASLLAMIGEVEDTPVAHDELPPGTDDLVDPAKRVTEIENMRHKVIEIRQELFNHNEHEVSKRWAFEEGIKRPYFHVKALEKTQLNNWKEYLDFEIENGIPERVVVLFERCLIACALYEEFWTKYAKYLEGHSTDGVRHVYKKACSIHMPKKPTIHLLWAAFEEQQGNVEEARSILKSLEEAVPGLAMVRLRRVSLERRHGNLEEAEALLREAMESAKNETETSFYAVKLARQMIKVQRSLSKARKVLLDAIEKDQTCPKLFLNLLELEYSGDVIQNEAEILACFDRALKSQMPLESRLLFCQRKVEFLEDFGSDINVLVAAYEEHQNLQKESETSKRKAENGSQEPDAKRQRVEDGTSDDVNAATDAQANNSAYNNWYQQQYGGWGQNSWGQYNQYAQYNQYYPPPPT, encoded by the exons ATGGAAGACACAG ATCTGCATCTTTCTGACGACGCCATTACTGGAATGCTGGACACTGAGTCCCCTGCCATGGAGAGCAATGGAGATGCCTTTCTTCCTGACCTTCCTGTTATAGGTCAAACTGCCGACTGGTCCCCTGACCAGGTTACTCCAGACCCACTCGCCAACATCTTGCCTGAGGACTCTGATGCGTCCCAGGATGCTCCCCTGCAACAGCAGTCTCCGAACGAGGAGATGGATTCCTCAGAGCTGGGATCTGTGGAGAAGGCTGTGGAACAATTTCAGATTGCCACCGCTCAACTCTTCCAAGTTGACCagccaccacctccaccacagcCTGCCGAAGAGGAAGAACGGCCAGAACCGCCCGCTGAACACAAAACGGAGTCTGGAGAATCTGAGCAAGACGGCCAGGAGATGACCGTAGAGCCAGAACCTGCGGTTCAGGATGGCAGTCAAG ATGGGACTGAAGCACCACAGGTGACAGAGGATGGCATGGAGCTGGAAGAAGCACCCAAAGAGACCACACCAGAATCAGCTTTTCCTTTAGAGCCAGAGCAGCCAAGTGAGTTCGAAAAACTCTTCAAAGCATGCGAGGACAGCCCAGATGACTTCAATGGCTGGGTCTACTTGCTGCAGTTTGTGGAACAAGAG AATGACCTTACAGCTGTGAGAAACTCGTTTGATGCATTCTTCCTGCGTTATCCCTACTGCTATGGCTACTGGAAGAAGTACGCTGATATTGAGAAAAAGCACGAGAATATACAGGTTGCAGAAGag GTATACAGAAGAGGCTTGCAGGCCATCCCTCTCAGTGTGGACCTGTGGCTGCATTACCTGACCTACATTAAAGAGAACTCAGACCTGAGTGACCCAGAGACCGAGGGACGCATTAGAGC GGCCTTTGAACACGCAGTGCTTGCAGCAGGCACAGATTTTCGCTCGGACCGCCTGTGGGAGTCCTTCATCAACTGGGAGACGGAGCTGGAGAAATTGGCTAACGTCACCGCCATCTATGACCGCATCTTGGGCATCCCGACCCAGCTGTATTCCCAGCACTTCCAGAG GTTCAAAGATCATGTGCAGAACAACAACCCCAAGCACTTCTTGTCGGAAGAGGAGTTTGTTCAGCTGAGGCTCGAGCTCTCTAAAGCCAGCCTATTGGCGATGATTGGCGAGGTGGAGGACACGCCCGTCGCTCACGACGAGTTGCCACCTGGTACAGATGATCTCGTCGACCCTGCAAAG AGGGTGACCGAGATCGAGAACATGCGCCACAAGGTGATCGAGATTCGGCAGGAATTGTTCAACCACAACGAACATGAAGTCAGCAAGCGCTGGGCCTTCGAAGAAGGG attaagAGACCATACTTCCATGTCAAAGCCTTAGAGAAGACCCAGCTGAACAACTGGAAGGAGTACCTGGACTTTGAAATTGAAAATGGGATCCCTGAGCGCGTGGTTGTTCTTTTTGAACGATGCCTCATCGCTTGTGCACTCTACGAAGAGTTCTGGACCAAG TATGCAAAATATCTAGAGGGCCACAGCACTGATGGCGTGAGACATGTCTACAAGAAGGCGTGCAGCATCCATATGCCCAAGAAACCCACCATCCATCTGCTGTGGGCTGCTTTTGAGGAGCAGCAAG GGAATGTAGAGGAGGCTCGTAGCATCCTGAAGTCCCTGGAGGAGGCCGTCCCGGGTCTGGCCATGGTGCGTCTCCGGAGGGTCAGTCTTGAACGTCGCCATGGTAACttggaggaggcggaggccCTGTTACGGGAGGCCATGGAGTCCGCGAAGAATGAAACCGAGACATCGTTCTATGCTGTGAAGCTGGCCAGGCAGATGATAAAGGTGCAGAGAAGTCTGAGCAAGGCCAGGAAAGTGCTGCTGGATGCCATCGAAAAAGACCAG ACGTGTCCAAAACTCTTCCTTAACCTGCTTGAGCTGGAATACAGCGGGGATGTGATTCAGAACGAGGCGGAGATCTTGGCTTGTTTCGACCGAGCCCTGAAGAGCCAGATGCCGCTTGAATCCCGCCTCCTTTTCTGTCAGCGCAAGGTTGAGTTCCTCGAGGACTTTGGCAGCGACATCAATGT gctTGTTGCTGCATATGAGGAACACCAAAACCTACAGAAAGAAAGCGAAACTTCAAAGAGGAAGGCCGAGAACGG CTCTCAAGAGCCTGATGCCAAGAGACAGCGCGTGGAAGACGGCACCTCGGATGACGTCAACGCAGCGACCGACGCTCAGGCCAACAACTCTGCATACAACAACTGGTACCAG caACAATATGGCGGTTGGGGACAAAACTCCTGGGGACAGTACAACCAATATGCTCAGTATAACCAGTactacccccctcccccaacatgA
- the prpf39 gene encoding pre-mRNA-processing factor 39 isoform X1 produces the protein MEDTDLHLSDDAITGMLDTESPAMESNGDAFLPDLPVIGQTADWSPDQVTPDPLANILPEDSDASQDAPLQQQSPNEEMDSSELGSVEKAVEQFQIATAQLFQVDQPPPPPQPAEEEERPEPPAEHKTESGESEQDGQEMTVEPEPAVQDGSQDGTEAPQVTEDGMELEEAPKETTPESAFPLEPEQPSEFEKLFKACEDSPDDFNGWVYLLQFVEQENDLTAVRNSFDAFFLRYPYCYGYWKKYADIEKKHENIQVAEEVYRRGLQAIPLSVDLWLHYLTYIKENSDLSDPETEGRIRAAFEHAVLAAGTDFRSDRLWESFINWETELEKLANVTAIYDRILGIPTQLYSQHFQRFKDHVQNNNPKHFLSEEEFVQLRLELSKASLLAMIGEVEDTPVAHDELPPGTDDLVDPAKRVTEIENMRHKVIEIRQELFNHNEHEVSKRWAFEEGIKRPYFHVKALEKTQLNNWKEYLDFEIENGIPERVVVLFERCLIACALYEEFWTKYAKYLEGHSTDGVRHVYKKACSIHMPKKPTIHLLWAAFEEQQGNVEEARSILKSLEEAVPGLAMVRLRRVSLERRHGNLEEAEALLREAMESAKNETETSFYAVKLARQMIKVQRSLSKARKVLLDAIEKDQTCPKLFLNLLELEYSGDVIQNEAEILACFDRALKSQMPLESRLLFCQRKVEFLEDFGSDINVLVAAYEEHQNLQKESETSKRKAENGYDSSQEPDAKRQRVEDGTSDDVNAATDAQANNSAYNNWYQQQYGGWGQNSWGQYNQYAQYNQYYPPPPT, from the exons ATGGAAGACACAG ATCTGCATCTTTCTGACGACGCCATTACTGGAATGCTGGACACTGAGTCCCCTGCCATGGAGAGCAATGGAGATGCCTTTCTTCCTGACCTTCCTGTTATAGGTCAAACTGCCGACTGGTCCCCTGACCAGGTTACTCCAGACCCACTCGCCAACATCTTGCCTGAGGACTCTGATGCGTCCCAGGATGCTCCCCTGCAACAGCAGTCTCCGAACGAGGAGATGGATTCCTCAGAGCTGGGATCTGTGGAGAAGGCTGTGGAACAATTTCAGATTGCCACCGCTCAACTCTTCCAAGTTGACCagccaccacctccaccacagcCTGCCGAAGAGGAAGAACGGCCAGAACCGCCCGCTGAACACAAAACGGAGTCTGGAGAATCTGAGCAAGACGGCCAGGAGATGACCGTAGAGCCAGAACCTGCGGTTCAGGATGGCAGTCAAG ATGGGACTGAAGCACCACAGGTGACAGAGGATGGCATGGAGCTGGAAGAAGCACCCAAAGAGACCACACCAGAATCAGCTTTTCCTTTAGAGCCAGAGCAGCCAAGTGAGTTCGAAAAACTCTTCAAAGCATGCGAGGACAGCCCAGATGACTTCAATGGCTGGGTCTACTTGCTGCAGTTTGTGGAACAAGAG AATGACCTTACAGCTGTGAGAAACTCGTTTGATGCATTCTTCCTGCGTTATCCCTACTGCTATGGCTACTGGAAGAAGTACGCTGATATTGAGAAAAAGCACGAGAATATACAGGTTGCAGAAGag GTATACAGAAGAGGCTTGCAGGCCATCCCTCTCAGTGTGGACCTGTGGCTGCATTACCTGACCTACATTAAAGAGAACTCAGACCTGAGTGACCCAGAGACCGAGGGACGCATTAGAGC GGCCTTTGAACACGCAGTGCTTGCAGCAGGCACAGATTTTCGCTCGGACCGCCTGTGGGAGTCCTTCATCAACTGGGAGACGGAGCTGGAGAAATTGGCTAACGTCACCGCCATCTATGACCGCATCTTGGGCATCCCGACCCAGCTGTATTCCCAGCACTTCCAGAG GTTCAAAGATCATGTGCAGAACAACAACCCCAAGCACTTCTTGTCGGAAGAGGAGTTTGTTCAGCTGAGGCTCGAGCTCTCTAAAGCCAGCCTATTGGCGATGATTGGCGAGGTGGAGGACACGCCCGTCGCTCACGACGAGTTGCCACCTGGTACAGATGATCTCGTCGACCCTGCAAAG AGGGTGACCGAGATCGAGAACATGCGCCACAAGGTGATCGAGATTCGGCAGGAATTGTTCAACCACAACGAACATGAAGTCAGCAAGCGCTGGGCCTTCGAAGAAGGG attaagAGACCATACTTCCATGTCAAAGCCTTAGAGAAGACCCAGCTGAACAACTGGAAGGAGTACCTGGACTTTGAAATTGAAAATGGGATCCCTGAGCGCGTGGTTGTTCTTTTTGAACGATGCCTCATCGCTTGTGCACTCTACGAAGAGTTCTGGACCAAG TATGCAAAATATCTAGAGGGCCACAGCACTGATGGCGTGAGACATGTCTACAAGAAGGCGTGCAGCATCCATATGCCCAAGAAACCCACCATCCATCTGCTGTGGGCTGCTTTTGAGGAGCAGCAAG GGAATGTAGAGGAGGCTCGTAGCATCCTGAAGTCCCTGGAGGAGGCCGTCCCGGGTCTGGCCATGGTGCGTCTCCGGAGGGTCAGTCTTGAACGTCGCCATGGTAACttggaggaggcggaggccCTGTTACGGGAGGCCATGGAGTCCGCGAAGAATGAAACCGAGACATCGTTCTATGCTGTGAAGCTGGCCAGGCAGATGATAAAGGTGCAGAGAAGTCTGAGCAAGGCCAGGAAAGTGCTGCTGGATGCCATCGAAAAAGACCAG ACGTGTCCAAAACTCTTCCTTAACCTGCTTGAGCTGGAATACAGCGGGGATGTGATTCAGAACGAGGCGGAGATCTTGGCTTGTTTCGACCGAGCCCTGAAGAGCCAGATGCCGCTTGAATCCCGCCTCCTTTTCTGTCAGCGCAAGGTTGAGTTCCTCGAGGACTTTGGCAGCGACATCAATGT gctTGTTGCTGCATATGAGGAACACCAAAACCTACAGAAAGAAAGCGAAACTTCAAAGAGGAAGGCCGAGAACGGGTATGACAG CTCTCAAGAGCCTGATGCCAAGAGACAGCGCGTGGAAGACGGCACCTCGGATGACGTCAACGCAGCGACCGACGCTCAGGCCAACAACTCTGCATACAACAACTGGTACCAG caACAATATGGCGGTTGGGGACAAAACTCCTGGGGACAGTACAACCAATATGCTCAGTATAACCAGTactacccccctcccccaacatgA